The window CCAAGAGCGGCGGTAAAACTTGCAAACCATAACAATACAAAGCCCGCATAGGAAAGACCTGATATAATCCAATTGGGACCCGCATTTTTTATAGTTGAGTTTCCGGCTTCTGCAAAGTTTCCGTTTTTAAGAATTTCCAATCCTTCACCTATATTGACACCGTCTTTTATAATAGTTATACAGCCTATGGCAATACATAAAACTACTATAGCCGGGCCTACCAAACCTATTTTATCAACTAATGAGTTAAGCCCTCCTACAACGGTAACGATAGTAAGTACCGCAAGCAATACTCCGCCCGTCCATTTCGGGAATCCGTATTGTTGGTTAAGTGTGGAAGCGGCTCCGCCTACCATTACGAAAAACGACATGTAACAAAATAGTGTGGAGTAGTAATCCATAGCCGTTCCTATGTATTTTCCGCAATAAAATTTGTATATATCGTTTCCTTTTTCAAACTTTTCTTTTGCTCCTGCCGCGGCAAAATTGTAATTGTAATAAATAAAACATACGGCAAATAAAAGTACGGTAAGAAGCCCGTGTAATCCGTAGGCGGTGAAATATTGTATTATTTCCTGTCCCGTTGCAAAACCTGAACCTATAGTAAATGCTATAACGGCTCCTGCAAGTATAAATACACGTTTTAAACTAAAATCTTTACTCATATATTCCTCCTGACAGATATAAAATACGGCAAGTAAATTTACCTGCCGTATTATTTTTATATATCTTGAATTATTTTTCGAATACGGTTTGTCCGTCTACGGGTGTTTGAAGAGTTTTTAAAGCTCTTTTTACCATGGAAACCCTCAGTTTATAACTGTCCGTTTCGCCTTGTGGCGGGTCTCCGAGTGGATACGGTATTCCTATGCCGGGAATAATTCGGTTGGCCCCTATCGTAAGAGATATGGGAACTACCGTAGCCATATGAACAACCGGAATACCGTATTTTTCTATGCCTTTAACCATCGTTGCACCGCAACGCGTGCAAGTGCCTCACGTAGAAACAAGGATAACGGCGTCCACGT is drawn from Treponema pedis and contains these coding sequences:
- a CDS encoding YkvI family membrane protein, whose translation is MSKDFSLKRVFILAGAVIAFTIGSGFATGQEIIQYFTAYGLHGLLTVLLFAVCFIYYNYNFAAAGAKEKFEKGNDIYKFYCGKYIGTAMDYYSTLFCYMSFFVMVGGAASTLNQQYGFPKWTGGVLLAVLTIVTVVGGLNSLVDKIGLVGPAIVVLCIAIGCITIIKDGVNIGEGLEILKNGNFAEAGNSTIKNAGPNWIISGLSYAGFVLLWFASFTAALGAVNKKKDIEYGIYIGTLAICLAIIVIMFAQIANINTEGINTKNIFVWNADIPNLILAEYIWKPFASIFAVVVFAGIYTTAVPLLYNPCARFSKEGSNQFKILTIVLGILGLIIGLYLPFRVLINIIYVINGYVGAVLIVFMLWKNIRNITVKIKNKS